The genome window AAAAACATCGTCGGTTAATTGCTCGCTGCCAAACCATCCTGAACGAGCGCCGCCGGGCTACCGCAACAAACAAATAATCAATTTCCTAGCCAATCAACCACACTCCGGTTCCCTCGGGTATTGGATCTTTAACGAATCAAAACACAAGTTATGCCCAAGCGATTAGAAATTGGCGTTGTCATGAAAGATAAGGCTGCAAAAACGCGGCGGGTGGAAATTCCCCGTCTGGTGCGGCATGCGAAGTACGGCAAAATTTTGCACCGCAAAACCGTGTGCCATGTTCACGACGAAAACAACGAATCGCACGAAGGCGACACAGTGGAAATTCGCGAATGCCCGCCGAAATCGCGGTTGAAGCGTTGGGAATTGGTGCGCGTGGTGGCCA of Pirellulales bacterium contains these proteins:
- the rpsQ gene encoding 30S ribosomal protein S17 gives rise to the protein MPKRLEIGVVMKDKAAKTRRVEIPRLVRHAKYGKILHRKTVCHVHDENNESHEGDTVEIRECPPKSRLKRWELVRVVAKSQAVDLAAMRAATKMDEEAGIK